The proteins below are encoded in one region of Ricinus communis isolate WT05 ecotype wild-type chromosome 6, ASM1957865v1, whole genome shotgun sequence:
- the LOC8260843 gene encoding glutathione S-transferase DHAR2, translating into MTLEICVKAAAGAPDVLGDCPFCQRVQLTLEEKKVPYKLNLINLSDKPQWFLEISPEGKVPVIKIDDKWVADSDVIVGILEKKYPEPSLVTPPEFASVGSKIFPTFIKFLKSKDPNDGSEQALLDELKALDEHLKTHGPFIAGEKITALDLSLAPKLYHLEVTLGHFKKWTVPEDLTHVKNYLMLFSRESFQNSKASKEHMIAGWEPKVNA; encoded by the exons ATGACTCTGGAGATCTGTGTGAAGGCAGCTGCTGGTGCTCCTGATGTTCTTGGAGAtt gCCCATTCTGCCAAAGAGTGCAGTTGACTTTAGAAGAGAAGAAAGTTCCCTACAAGTTGAACCTCATCAATCTCAGTGACAAACCTCAATG GTTCTTGGAGATAAGTCCTGAAGGAAAGGTGCCTGTGATAAAAATTGATGACAAATGGGTGGCTGATTCTGATGTGATCGTTGGGATTCTAGAGAAGAAATACCCTGAGCCATCTCTCGTAACTCCTCCTGAATTTGCTTCTGT AGGTTCAAAGATCTTCcctacttttataaaattcttgaaaAGCAAGGATCCCAATGATGGATCAGAGCAGGCCTTGCTTGATGAATTGAAGGCATTGGATGAGCATCTCAAGACACAT GGTCCATTCATTGCTGGAGAAAAGATCACTGCTCTAGATTTGAGCTTGGCACCAAAATTGTACCATCTTGAGGTTACTCTTGGCCATTTTAAGAAATGGACTGTCCCTGAAGActtgacacatgtcaaaaaCTACTTGATG TTGTTCTCCCGTGAATCTTTCCAGAACAGTAAGGCTTCAAAGGAACATATGATTGCTGGCTGGGAGCCTAAGGTCAATGCATGA